In one Campylobacter insulaenigrae NCTC 12927 genomic region, the following are encoded:
- a CDS encoding bacteriohemerythrin yields the protein MLPRWCDKYSIHNKDIDEQHKKLFELAANAEMISDKPIHKGQVKFLLADFFNYMKEHFADEEKYMAKIGYPDLPNHQKIHKSIIQSMIDLIQNIKSTNDLKEKLNIIASKWLLEHILQEDMKIEKWHQEHLKKQSSIEIEEEPLQNTYNYICSCKNKIHKVSYEIHKKIQTSNVHYKCKICQEYIKLK from the coding sequence ATGTTACCAAGATGGTGTGATAAATACAGCATCCATAATAAAGACATAGATGAGCAACATAAAAAACTCTTTGAATTAGCTGCTAATGCTGAAATGATCTCTGATAAACCTATACACAAGGGACAGGTTAAATTTTTACTTGCTGATTTTTTTAACTATATGAAAGAACATTTTGCTGATGAAGAAAAATATATGGCAAAAATAGGATATCCTGATCTCCCAAACCATCAGAAAATTCACAAAAGCATAATACAATCTATGATAGATCTAATACAAAATATAAAAAGTACGAATGATTTAAAAGAAAAATTAAATATTATAGCTTCTAAATGGTTATTAGAGCATATATTGCAAGAAGATATGAAAATAGAAAAATGGCACCAAGAGCATTTAAAAAAACAAAGTTCTATTGAAATAGAAGAAGAACCATTACAAAATACTTATAATTATATTTGCTCTTGTAAAAACAAGATTCACAAAGTCTCATATGAGATTCACAAAAAGATTCAAACTTCAAATGTTCATTACAAATGCAAGATTTGTCAAGAATATATAAAATTAAAGTAA